Proteins from one Mycobacterium sp. HUMS_12744610 genomic window:
- a CDS encoding NAD-dependent epimerase/dehydratase family protein — MRVLLTGAAGFIGSRVEAALRAEGHDVVGVDVLLPAAHGLDAVLPPGCHRVDVRDADALAPLLAGVDLVCHHAAIVGAGVDAADAPAYGGHNDLATTVLLAQMFAAGVRRLVLASSMVVYGQGRYHCPEHGPVDPLPRRRADLDAGVFEHRCPVGGEELRWRLVDEDAALRPRSLYAASKTAQEHYALAWSEATGGSVVALRYHNVYGPGMPRDTPYSGVAAIFRSSLEKGEPPRVFEDGGQMRDFVHVDDVAAANVAAAASDRGGFLAANVCSGRPISIMEVATALCAARDGASAPVVTGQYRSGDVRHIVADPARAAEALGFRAAIEPRNGLRDFAFAPLRG; from the coding sequence GTGAGGGTGCTGCTGACCGGCGCGGCCGGTTTTATCGGGTCGCGGGTCGAGGCGGCGCTGCGGGCCGAGGGTCACGACGTGGTGGGCGTCGACGTGCTGCTGCCGGCCGCGCACGGCCTGGACGCGGTCCTGCCGCCCGGGTGCCACCGCGTCGACGTCCGCGACGCCGACGCGCTGGCCCCGCTGCTGGCCGGCGTCGACCTCGTGTGCCATCACGCCGCGATCGTGGGGGCCGGCGTGGACGCCGCGGACGCGCCCGCCTACGGCGGACACAACGACCTGGCCACCACGGTGCTGCTCGCGCAGATGTTCGCGGCCGGCGTGCGCCGCCTGGTGCTCGCGTCGTCGATGGTGGTGTACGGGCAGGGGCGCTACCACTGCCCCGAACACGGGCCCGTCGACCCGCTGCCGCGGCGGCGCGCCGACCTGGACGCCGGAGTCTTCGAGCACCGCTGTCCGGTCGGCGGTGAGGAGTTGCGGTGGCGCCTCGTCGACGAGGACGCCGCCCTGCGGCCGCGCAGCCTGTACGCCGCCAGCAAGACCGCGCAGGAGCACTACGCGCTGGCGTGGTCGGAGGCGACGGGCGGGTCGGTGGTGGCGCTGCGCTACCACAACGTCTACGGCCCCGGGATGCCGCGGGACACCCCCTATTCGGGGGTGGCGGCCATCTTCCGGTCCTCGCTGGAAAAAGGAGAACCGCCAAGGGTTTTCGAGGACGGCGGCCAGATGCGTGACTTCGTCCACGTCGACGACGTGGCGGCCGCGAACGTGGCCGCCGCGGCGAGCGACCGCGGGGGCTTCCTCGCGGCCAACGTATGCTCGGGGCGGCCGATCTCCATCATGGAGGTGGCGACGGCGCTGTGCGCCGCCCGCGACGGTGCGTCGGCGCCGGTGGTGACCGGCCAGTACCGCAGCGGCGATGTGCGCCACATCGTCGCGGATCCGGCCCGCGCCGCCGAAGCTCTGGGCTTCCGGGCGGCCATCGAGCCGCGAAACGGGCTGCGCGACTTCGCTTTCGCGCCCCTGCGCGGCTGA
- a CDS encoding MinD/ParA family ATP-binding protein: MHVSDEPTTGVESPDQPTRQFTPQDSVEPQAASPPEPGGDAPTRAFVGFRTERRGSGRQEPPPSGGMPQWEPTPATGMRRVDPTAYGAYYTGPIDAGPTAVHAAPAAPSGLRRPEPLPHTPYPELSTSMLLRPVKPPPTEGWRRLLYVLSNGLINVGEGARAARYNNLVAQVNRPLRGCYRIALLSLKGGVGKTTIAATLGATFAEIRGDRVVAVDANPDRGTLSQKVPLETAATVREMLHDAGSIARYSDVRRYTSKGPSGLEVLASETDPSVSEAFSAADYDRTLEILERFYGLVLTDCGTGLLHSAMSSVLDKADVLVVVSSGSIDGARSASATLDWLDAHGHEDLVRDSIAVINAVRPRTGKVDMNKVVDHFSRRCRAVRIVPFDPHLEEGAEINLDRLRRGTREALVELAAVVADGFGGDQRNPGLG; this comes from the coding sequence GTGCACGTGTCCGACGAGCCGACGACGGGCGTGGAATCGCCCGACCAACCCACCAGGCAGTTTACCCCGCAGGACTCTGTCGAACCCCAGGCCGCGTCGCCGCCCGAGCCGGGCGGCGACGCGCCGACTCGCGCCTTCGTCGGCTTCCGCACGGAGCGGCGGGGCTCCGGCAGGCAGGAGCCGCCCCCCTCGGGCGGTATGCCGCAGTGGGAACCGACCCCGGCGACCGGCATGAGGCGGGTCGACCCGACGGCCTACGGCGCCTACTACACCGGACCGATCGATGCGGGGCCCACCGCGGTCCACGCCGCGCCGGCGGCCCCGTCGGGTCTGCGCCGTCCCGAGCCGCTGCCGCACACGCCGTACCCGGAGCTGTCCACCAGCATGCTGTTGCGCCCGGTGAAGCCCCCGCCCACCGAGGGTTGGCGCCGGCTGCTGTACGTGCTGTCCAACGGGCTGATCAACGTGGGCGAGGGTGCCCGGGCCGCCCGCTACAACAACCTGGTGGCCCAGGTCAACCGGCCGCTGCGGGGTTGCTACCGGATCGCGCTGCTGTCGCTGAAGGGCGGGGTGGGCAAGACCACGATCGCCGCGACGCTGGGGGCGACGTTCGCCGAGATCCGCGGCGACCGGGTGGTGGCCGTCGACGCCAACCCGGACCGTGGCACCCTGAGCCAGAAGGTGCCGCTGGAGACGGCGGCGACGGTGCGCGAGATGCTGCACGACGCCGGGAGTATCGCGCGCTACAGCGACGTTCGCCGGTACACCTCGAAAGGGCCGAGCGGGCTGGAAGTGCTGGCGTCGGAGACCGATCCGTCCGTGTCGGAGGCGTTCAGCGCCGCCGACTACGACCGCACCCTCGAGATCCTGGAACGGTTCTATGGCCTGGTGCTCACCGACTGCGGCACCGGGCTGCTGCACTCGGCGATGTCGTCGGTGCTGGACAAGGCCGACGTGCTGGTCGTCGTCAGCTCGGGATCGATCGACGGCGCGCGCAGCGCCTCGGCGACGCTGGACTGGCTGGACGCCCACGGCCACGAGGACCTGGTCCGCGATTCGATCGCCGTGATCAACGCGGTGCGCCCGCGCACCGGCAAGGTCGACATGAACAAGGTGGTCGACCACTTCTCGCGGCGCTGCCGCGCCGTGCGCATCGTGCCGTTCGACCCGCATCTCGAGGAGGGCGCCGAGATCAACCTGGACCGGTTGCGGCGGGGGACCCGCGAGGCGCTCGTCGAACTGGCGGCCGTCGTTGCCGACGGGTTCGGCGGCGACCAGCGCAACCCGGGTCTGGGCTGA
- a CDS encoding DUF4229 domain-containing protein: MIGGVLPYAAARLLLVAVLTGVIYGIARLLGIAQFPVIVAALFALIIAMPLGIWLFSPLRRRATAALATAGERRRREREQLQARLRGEDVDED; this comes from the coding sequence ATGATCGGCGGTGTCCTGCCTTACGCGGCAGCGCGGTTGCTGCTGGTGGCCGTGCTCACCGGGGTGATCTACGGGATCGCCCGACTGCTGGGGATCGCGCAGTTCCCCGTCATCGTCGCCGCGTTGTTCGCGTTGATCATCGCGATGCCGCTGGGCATCTGGTTGTTCAGCCCGCTGCGCCGGCGGGCCACCGCCGCGCTCGCGACGGCCGGGGAACGCCGCCGCCGGGAACGAGAACAGCTGCAAGCCCGCCTGCGCGGCGAGGACGTCGACGAGGACTAG
- a CDS encoding S-methyl-5'-thioadenosine phosphorylase, whose product MLGVIGGSGFYTFLESDVRTVTVDTPYGRPSAPVTLGTVGGHEVAFLPRHGATHEFSAHTVPYRANMWALRKLGVRRVFGPCAVGSLDPANGPGTVVVPDQLVDRTSGRLDTYFDSGGIHVDFADPYCPTLRAAVTGLPDVVDGGTMVVVQGPRFSTRAESRWFASAGFGLVNMTGYPESVLARELEMCYATIALVTDLDAGVAVGEGVKTAEVFAQFQRNVELFKKLVREAIARVASERNCTHCLPHTGVTLPVELP is encoded by the coding sequence ATGCTCGGGGTGATCGGCGGCAGCGGCTTCTACACGTTTCTCGAATCCGACGTTCGCACCGTCACCGTGGACACCCCCTACGGCCGGCCCAGCGCCCCGGTCACCCTCGGCACGGTCGGCGGGCACGAGGTCGCGTTCCTGCCCCGCCACGGCGCCACTCACGAGTTTTCGGCGCACACCGTGCCCTACCGGGCCAACATGTGGGCGCTGCGCAAGCTCGGGGTGCGCCGCGTGTTCGGCCCGTGCGCCGTCGGTAGCCTCGACCCGGCCAACGGTCCCGGCACGGTCGTCGTGCCCGACCAGCTGGTCGATCGCACGAGCGGCCGCCTCGACACCTACTTCGACTCCGGCGGCATCCACGTCGACTTCGCCGATCCGTACTGCCCGACCTTGCGCGCCGCCGTCACCGGCCTGCCCGACGTGGTCGACGGCGGCACCATGGTGGTGGTCCAGGGTCCGCGGTTCTCGACCCGGGCCGAGAGCCGGTGGTTCGCCTCGGCCGGGTTCGGCCTGGTCAACATGACCGGCTACCCGGAGTCGGTGCTCGCTCGTGAACTCGAAATGTGTTATGCCACGATAGCTTTGGTCACCGACCTGGATGCCGGGGTCGCGGTCGGGGAGGGGGTGAAGACCGCCGAGGTGTTCGCGCAGTTCCAGCGCAACGTCGAGCTGTTCAAGAAGCTGGTGCGCGAGGCGATCGCGCGGGTGGCCTCCGAACGCAACTGTACCCACTGCCTGCCGCACACCGGCGTCACGCTGCCCGTCGAGCTGCCGTGA
- the ccsB gene encoding c-type cytochrome biogenesis protein CcsB: MNTLHVNITLARYSDWAFTSAVVALVVALLLLAVELAYAGGRRVDRRERVLAGAVGVDSAVPGIVDDVPRRPFDERTGRAGLAVVYLGIGLLVACVVLRGLATLRPPWGNMYEFINLTCLCGLLAGAVVLRRPQYRPLWVFLLVPILILLTVSGRWLYTNAAPVMPALQSYWLPIHVSVVSLGSGVFMVAGIASVLFLLRTSRLGHPETEGTLARLVQRFPDAQTLDRIAYRTTIFAFPVFGFGVIFGAIWAEEAWGRYWGWDPKETVSFVAWVVYAAYLHARSTAGWRDRKAAWINVVGFVAMVFNLFFVNLVTVGLHSYAGVG, translated from the coding sequence ATGAACACCCTGCACGTCAACATCACGCTGGCACGGTACTCGGACTGGGCATTCACCTCGGCCGTAGTGGCCCTGGTGGTGGCGTTGCTGCTGCTCGCCGTCGAGCTGGCCTACGCGGGCGGGCGGCGCGTGGACCGCCGCGAGCGGGTGCTCGCCGGTGCCGTCGGCGTCGACAGCGCCGTTCCCGGCATCGTGGACGACGTCCCCCGGCGGCCGTTCGACGAACGCACCGGGCGGGCCGGGCTGGCCGTGGTCTACCTCGGCATCGGGCTTCTGGTGGCGTGCGTCGTGCTGCGCGGTCTGGCCACCCTGCGCCCGCCGTGGGGCAACATGTACGAGTTCATCAACCTGACCTGCCTGTGCGGCCTGCTCGCCGGCGCCGTCGTGCTGCGCCGCCCGCAGTACCGCCCGCTGTGGGTCTTCCTGCTGGTGCCGATCCTGATCCTGCTGACGGTTTCGGGCCGCTGGCTCTACACCAACGCGGCCCCGGTGATGCCCGCGCTGCAGTCCTACTGGCTGCCCATCCACGTGTCGGTGGTCAGCCTCGGGTCGGGGGTGTTCATGGTCGCCGGCATCGCCAGCGTCCTGTTCCTGCTGCGGACGTCGCGGCTGGGGCACCCCGAGACCGAGGGCACCCTGGCCCGGCTCGTGCAGCGGTTCCCGGACGCCCAGACGCTGGACCGCATCGCCTACCGCACCACGATCTTCGCGTTCCCGGTGTTCGGCTTCGGCGTGATCTTCGGCGCCATCTGGGCCGAGGAGGCCTGGGGCAGGTATTGGGGCTGGGACCCCAAGGAGACGGTGTCGTTCGTCGCGTGGGTGGTGTACGCGGCCTATCTGCACGCCCGGTCGACCGCGGGGTGGCGGGACCGGAAAGCGGCCTGGATCAACGTCGTGGGGTTCGTGGCGATGGTCTTCAACCTGTTCTTCGTTAATCTGGTGACCGTGGGCCTGCACTCGTATGCGGGGGTGGGCTGA
- the resB gene encoding cytochrome c biogenesis protein ResB, translated as MGTALVLLFLLALGAIPGALLPQRSLNAGKVDDYIKSHPVIGPWLDRLQAFDVFSSFWFTAVYVLLFVSLVGCLTPRMIEHARSLRATPVAAPRNLARLPKHAVTRVGAGIGDLNALANTIEGRLRGWRTAIRHEGGTPGTVEISAEKGYLREFGNLVFHFSLLGLLVAVAVGKLFGYEGNVIVIADGGPGFCSASPAAFDSFRAGNTVDGTSLHPICIRVDDFAAHYLPSGQATSYAADIDYQAGGDLSADAWHPYRLEVNHPLRVGGDRVYLQGHGYAPTFTVIFPGGQTRTSTVQWRPDNPRTLLSSGVVRIDPPAGSYPDATERRQHEIAIQGLLAPTEQLDGTLLSSRFPALNAPAVAIDVYRGDTGLDSGRPQSLFTLDPRLLQQHRLTREKRVNLRPGQEVRIEAGPAAGTVVRFDGAVPFVNLQVSHDPGQAWVLVFAITMMAGLVVSLLVRRRRVWVRLSPAGETDPGTVNVELGGLARTDNSGWGDEFERLSERLLAGLDAAPEAAKRSLQVDVT; from the coding sequence ATGGGCACCGCGCTGGTGCTGCTGTTCCTGCTCGCGCTCGGCGCGATACCCGGGGCCCTGCTGCCCCAGCGCAGCCTCAACGCCGGCAAGGTCGACGACTACATCAAGTCGCACCCGGTGATCGGCCCGTGGCTGGACCGGCTGCAGGCCTTCGACGTGTTCTCCAGCTTCTGGTTCACCGCCGTGTACGTGCTGCTGTTCGTCTCCCTGGTGGGCTGTCTCACCCCGCGGATGATCGAGCACGCCCGCAGCCTGCGAGCCACGCCGGTGGCCGCGCCGCGCAACCTGGCCCGGCTGCCCAAGCACGCCGTCACCCGCGTCGGGGCCGGCATCGGCGACCTCAACGCACTGGCCAACACGATCGAGGGCCGGCTGCGGGGCTGGCGCACGGCGATCCGGCACGAAGGCGGCACCCCGGGCACCGTCGAGATCTCCGCGGAGAAGGGCTACCTGCGCGAATTCGGCAACCTGGTGTTCCACTTCTCGCTGCTGGGCCTGCTGGTCGCGGTGGCCGTCGGCAAGCTGTTCGGCTACGAGGGCAACGTGATCGTCATCGCCGACGGCGGACCTGGCTTCTGCTCGGCCTCCCCGGCCGCGTTCGACTCGTTCCGCGCCGGCAACACCGTCGACGGCACGTCGCTGCACCCCATCTGCATCCGGGTGGACGACTTCGCGGCCCACTACCTGCCGTCGGGGCAGGCCACCTCCTACGCCGCCGACATCGACTACCAGGCGGGCGGAGACCTGAGCGCCGACGCGTGGCACCCGTACCGGCTGGAGGTCAACCATCCGCTGCGCGTCGGCGGCGACCGCGTCTACCTGCAGGGCCACGGGTACGCGCCCACCTTCACCGTGATATTCCCGGGCGGGCAGACCCGCACGTCGACCGTGCAATGGCGGCCCGACAACCCGCGCACCCTGTTGTCGTCGGGCGTGGTGCGCATCGACCCGCCCGCCGGCAGCTACCCCGACGCGACGGAACGCCGCCAGCACGAGATCGCTATCCAGGGCCTGCTCGCGCCGACCGAGCAGCTCGATGGCACCCTTTTGTCGTCGCGGTTCCCGGCTCTGAACGCCCCGGCGGTGGCCATCGACGTCTACCGCGGCGACACCGGCCTGGACAGCGGGCGGCCCCAGTCGCTGTTCACGCTGGACCCGCGGCTACTGCAACAGCACCGGCTGACCCGGGAGAAGCGGGTCAACCTACGCCCCGGCCAGGAGGTCCGGATCGAGGCGGGCCCGGCGGCGGGCACCGTCGTGCGGTTCGACGGCGCGGTGCCGTTCGTCAACCTGCAGGTGTCCCACGATCCCGGCCAGGCCTGGGTGCTGGTGTTCGCCATCACGATGATGGCGGGGCTGGTCGTGTCGTTGCTGGTGCGACGCCGCCGGGTCTGGGTGCGTCTGAGCCCCGCCGGCGAAACCGACCCCGGTACGGTGAACGTCGAACTGGGTGGTCTGGCACGCACCGACAACTCCGGATGGGGCGACGAGTTCGAGCGGCTGAGCGAGCGGTTGCTCGCCGGACTGGACGCGGCCCCCGAGGCCGCCAAGAGGAGTCTTCAGGTGGACGTCACATGA
- a CDS encoding 1,4-dihydroxy-2-naphthoate polyprenyltransferase, which yields MASFGQWISGARPRTLPNAVAPVVAGTGAAAWLHAAVWWKALLALAVAVALTVGVNYANDYSDGVRGTDDDRAGPVRLVGARLAAPRAVLTAAVASLTVAAVAGVALALLSAPWLIAVGAACIAGAWLYTGGSKPYGYAGFGEVAVFVFFGLVAVLGTEYTQALRVDWVGLVLAVSTGALSSSVLVANNLRDIPTDAQSHKITLAVRLGDARTRTLYQALLVTAGALTLVLTAATPWCAAGLVATPLALRAAGPVRSGRGGPALIPVLRDTGLAMIVWAVAVALALTLVR from the coding sequence ATGGCCAGTTTCGGGCAGTGGATCTCGGGTGCGCGGCCGCGGACGCTGCCCAACGCGGTGGCGCCCGTGGTCGCCGGAACCGGCGCCGCGGCGTGGCTGCACGCCGCGGTGTGGTGGAAGGCGCTGCTGGCGCTGGCCGTCGCGGTCGCGCTGACCGTCGGCGTCAACTACGCCAACGACTACTCCGACGGCGTCCGCGGCACCGACGACGACCGCGCCGGCCCGGTGCGGCTGGTCGGGGCGCGGCTGGCGGCGCCGCGCGCGGTGCTGACCGCGGCGGTGGCCAGCCTGACGGTGGCCGCCGTCGCGGGTGTGGCGCTGGCGCTGCTGTCCGCGCCGTGGCTGATCGCGGTCGGCGCCGCCTGCATCGCGGGGGCCTGGCTGTACACCGGCGGGTCGAAGCCCTACGGCTACGCCGGTTTCGGCGAGGTCGCGGTGTTCGTGTTCTTCGGCCTGGTCGCGGTGCTGGGCACCGAGTACACCCAGGCGCTGCGGGTGGACTGGGTGGGGCTGGTGCTGGCGGTGTCGACGGGGGCGCTGTCGTCCTCGGTGCTGGTGGCCAACAACCTGCGCGACATCCCCACCGACGCGCAGTCGCACAAGATCACGCTGGCGGTGCGTCTCGGCGACGCCCGCACCCGCACGCTGTACCAGGCGCTGCTGGTGACCGCCGGGGCGCTGACCCTGGTGTTGACGGCGGCCACGCCGTGGTGCGCGGCGGGCCTGGTGGCCACGCCGCTGGCGCTGCGGGCCGCGGGCCCGGTGCGATCGGGCCGCGGCGGCCCGGCGCTGATCCCGGTGCTGCGCGACACCGGCCTGGCGATGATCGTGTGGGCGGTCGCGGTGGCGCTGGCCTTGACGCTGGTGCGCTGA